AGGACCCGATCGAGTTCATGCACGACCACAAGAAGGCGATCATCAACCAGCGCGAGGTCGGGGCCGACACGCACTCGTTCGCCGCCGCCCTGAAGCACGTGCTGCGCCAGGACCCGGACGTCATCCTGATCGGCGAGCTCCGCGACCTCGAGACGATCTCCGTCGCCCTCACCGCGGCCGAGACCGGCCACCTCGTGTTCGCCACCCTGCACACGCAGAGCGCTCCCGGCACGATCGACCGCGTCATCGACGTCTTCCCGCCGCACCAGCAGGGGCAGATCCGGACGCAGCTCGCCTCGACGCTCGAGGGTGTCGTCTGCCAGACGCTCGTGCCGAAGGCGAACGGTGCCGGCCGGGTCGTCGCCACCGAGATCATGAGGACCACCCCGGCCATCGGGAACCTCGTGCGCGAGGGCAAGACGTACCAGATCACCTCCGCCATGCAGGCCGGACGTGACATGGGGATGCACACGATGGACCAGGACCTCGCCGAGCTCGTCAACGTCGGCACCGTAACGCGGGCTGCCGCGATGGAGAAGGTGCACGACCACGAGGGCTTCGACCGCCTCGTGCAGCGCGTCGAGTCCCCGTCCGACTCTTCGGCCGCCGCGATCGCCGCGTCCGAGATCGACTTCGGCGACAAGTACTCAGGAGGCCACTGATGTCGCTCGCCTACGACTACCGGGGGCGCGACGGCGCCGGGAAGCTCGTCAAGGGACGGCTCGACGCGTCCTCCGAAGGAGCGGTCGTCCAGCGTCTGCGGGGCATGGGCGTCTCGCCGATCGCCATCACCGAGGCGAAGCCCGGCACCGGGTTGCAGACCGAGATCAAGATCCCGGGGTTCGAGAAGGGTGTGGGGCTCAAGGACCTGGCGATCATGTCGCGTCAGGCGTCGACCATGCTGACGTCGGGGCTCTCCCTGCTCCGCGCGCTGTCGATCCTCGCCGACCAGACGGAGAACAAGAAGCTCAAGGTGATCCTCGGCAAGGTCCGGGACGACGTCGAGCGCGGTGTCTCCTTCTCCGACGCCGTGGCGAAGTACCCGGTCGACTTCCCCCCGATCATGATCAACATGATCCGGGCGGGTGAGACCGGCGGCTTCCTCGACCAGGCGATGGACTCCATCGCGACGAACTTCGAGAAGGAGCACAAGCTCCGGTCGACCATCAAGTCGGCGATGACCTACCCGGTCGTCGTGCTGGTGATGTCGCTGCTCGCGGTCGTCATCATGCTCATCTTCATCGTGCCGATCTTCCAGGACATGTTCTCGAGCCTCGGCGGGCAGCTGCCGGTGCCGACGCAGATCCTCGTGACGATGTCCCACGCGATGCGGTGGCTCGGACCCGTGCTGGCCGTCGCGGTCGTCGTCGGGTGGCTCTGGTTCCGCGCCAACAAGAACACCGATCGCTTCCGCGCCGTCCGTGACCCGCTGATGATGCGTCTGCCGGTGTTCGGCCCGCTGACGAAGAAGATCGTCATCGCGCGGTTCGCACGCAATTTCTCGAACATGATCGGGGCTGGCGTCCCCATTCTGCAGGCATTACAGATCGTCGGTGAAGTCTCGAACAATTTCGTCGTGCAGAAAGCACTCGAACGGGTTGCGGAAAGCGTTCGGAAAGGCGAGTCGATATCCGCGCCGCTCGCGAACGAGAAAGTATTCCCGAGCATGGTCTCGCAGATGATGGCGGTCGGTGAGGACGCGGGTTCGCTCGAGGTCATGCTCGAGAAGATCGCGATCTTCTACGACGCCGAGGTCGAGGCGACCACAGAGTCCCTGACTGCCCTCATCGAGCCGTTGCTCATCGCGTTCCTGGGCGTGGTGGTCGGCGGGATGATCGTGGCTCTCTACCTGCCGATCTTCCAGATCACGTCGCTCGTCAAGTAGGAGCGACTTTCCGCTACCCCTCGTGCGGGGGAGGAATTACCCCCACTGCCCCCGGGAGTGGGGGTATTTCGCTCCCCACTTGCCCCCCGTTCTCGGGATTCCGCCCCGAATTGGCCCTGAATACTCTTGTCAGCGGCGGCGAGCACGCCCCGAACAATCTTCCCATCGCATTCCCGAAAGAATGGAAACACCATGTACTTCGCTCTCATGGGCAAGCTCGAGGCTCGCCGCAAGGGACTCCTCGAAGAGGACGAGAAGGGCTTCACGCTCATCGAGCTCCTCGTCGTCGTGATCATCATCGGCATCCTCGCCGCGATCGCCATCCCGGTGTACCTCAACGTGCAGAACAACGCGAAGGACGCCTCGGTGAAGTCGGACCTCGCCAACGCGAAGACCGCGGTGATCGCGTACCAGACCGACAAGAACGGCGCCCTGCCGGCCACGACCGACTTCAACTCGTCGACGCTCGGTCAGTACGGCTGGACGCAGAGCACGGACAACAACCTGGTCTACAAGACCACCGGCTCGGGAACGACCGCTGGCTTCTGCATCAACGGCACCGGCGCGACGAAGAACCCGTTCAACATCACGGACAAGACGTCTGCAGCCACCGGGTCCTGCTGATCCAGTTGATCGCGTGAAGGGCGGTCCGTCGTCGGACGGACCGCCCTTTCGCTCACCCGAACACCGACCAGGAGGTGACCATGATCCAACGACTGCGGAACGCCCTCAGCCCGCGCGACGAGCGCGACGCCGAGGCCGGCTTCTCGATCATCGAGGTCATGGTCGCGATGATGGTGTTCGCGGTGATGTCGGTGGGCATCGCCTACGGCATCGCGAACACCCTGCAGCTCACCCAGACGACCCGTGGCCGAGAGACCGCGGTGGCGCTGGCGTCGCAGGACATCGACACCCTCCGGCAGACCGCCGCGGCGTCGACCGCGGGGATCTTCAAGGTGATCAGCAAGGCGGGGGCCGACAACACGAAGACGGTCGGCAACGTCGAGTACAAGATCGACCGAGCAGTCTCGTGGGTGCAGAGCGACGGTGCGACCGGCGCGTGCGGGTCGTCGACCGGCAAGCTGGCCTACAAGAGCATCGTCGAAACCGTGAGCTGGCCCAGCCCGCGCAGCGGCGGGATGAGCTCCACCTCGGTGACCTCCGCCATCGCGCCGAGCGACGCCGTGACCGACCCCGGGTACGGCACGCTGATCATCTCGGTCGCGACGGCGGCCGGCGCCCCGTACGCGGGCGTCGGCATCACGGTCACGCCGGTCTCCGGCGGCGGTGGCTCCGCGCTCACCACGGCGGTCCAGCCGACCGACGCACAGGGCTGCTCCTACGCGGTCAACGTGGCACCGGGCGACTACACGGTCACCGAGAACACCACCGGTGGGATCGACACGAACCAGGCGCAGCCGTCCTCCCAGTCGCCGATCACCGTCTCCGCCGGTGCGAGCTCACCGGTGCCGTTCGTGTACGACCGCGCGAGCCAGCTGACGCTGCAGTACGCGAAGGGCTACAACGCGACGCTCCCCACGAACATGGTGACGGTGCTCTCCTCGACGGTCGGCGGCCTCGACACGGTCAAGCCGTGGGACGTCACCAGCACCTCGCTCGCCGTCACGTCCGCCTCGACGCCGAGCCTGCCGGTGTTCCCGTTCACCTCGGGCTACACCGTCTACGCGGGTCCGTACTCGAACAGCTCGGCGTCGTCCTCGAGCTGTCTCAGCCCGAACCCGTCGGCATGGTCGACACCGAATCCCTCGGGGGCAGTCGGCTCGGCACCGGGGACGATCGAGACGTCACCGGGGGTGCCGTCCTCGGCGTCCGTGATGATGGGCGTCGCGACGGTGAAGGGGGTCAAGAGCCGCTACGTGACCGCGGTGTCGTCCTCGAACCCCGCTGCCGGTGACCCGGGGTGCTCCGCCGGCATGACGATGAAGTTCCCGCTCTCGTCAGCGGACACGGCGACGATCGCCCTGCCCTTCGGGACCTGGACCCTCTACTCGGGGACGTCCTTCGGCGCGACGACCAAGAACGAGATCGCCTCGAACGCCTCCAACGTGAACGCGGTCACGAGCGGCCGCGTGAACCAGAAGAGCGCGCTCGTGGTCATCAGCTACGACAACACGCTCACGCTCGACCCACGAGGGCAGACGTCGTGACCGGGGCCCTCCGTCGGCTGCACGCCGACCAGTCGGGCGTCACGCTCTCCGAGCTGCTGGTCGCGGTGAGCGTGGCGATGGTCATCCTCGTCGCCGTCGGCGGCTTCTTCACCGCCACGCTCCGGGCCGGTTCGACGAACACGACGTCCGACCAGAACGCACGGTCGGCGTCGATCGTGATGAACTCGCTGACCCGGTACGTCCACGCGGCGAGCCTGTTGCCGAAGGCGGACGGCAGCTACGCCGCGGCGCTGACGGAAGCCGCGCCGACGCGGACGACCTTCTACGCCTACATCAACCTGGACGGCAACAGCACCGACAAGCCCGTCCAGATCCGGTACTCGGTCAACGCTGCGAAGCGGATCGTCCTGGACCAGTGGGACGGCACCGCCAACAACGGCTTCTGGACGTTCCCCGCGACCACGCAGACCCCGACGCGCAGCGTCGTCGTGGGTGGACCAGTCGCGTCCCCCACGGTCGACGGCGACCCGCTGTTCGAGTACCTCGGGGCCAACGGCACGATCGTCCCGACGCAGTCGGACGGCACGCTCGCCGCGACGCAGCTCGGGAACGTCCGTGCCGTGCGCGTGAACCTCGAGCTCGGCTCGTCGACGGCCGGCCTGTCCGGGAACACCCACATCCAGAACACCCTGTACCTCTTCAACGTGGTCTACGGGACGAACACCGGAGGGACCCCGTGAGGCGGATCCACGCACTCCTGGACCGGGCCCAGCGCGACGAGCGGGGCATGATCCTCGCCAACGTGCTCATCTTCGGCACCGTCATGATGCTGCTCGTCGCGACCATGATCGCCGTGTCGATGTCCGGCGCCGTGAAGTCGGCGACCGACCGCAACTTCCAGAACGCGATCGCCGCCGCGTACGCGGGGCTCGCCGACTACCAGTCGAAGCTCTCGAACGACAACGGGTACGCCCTCTACGGCAACGCCGACGCGCAGTTCAGCAAGGACAGCGGGTCGACCTTCAGCGGTCAGAACGGCAACGACGCCTTCTCGAAGTGGGCAGCGGTCGTCGGGTCGACGGACCAGTGGTACCGGTACGAGGTCGACAACTCGAACTACTCGTCGAAGGGCGTCCTGAAGGTCCGCGTGACCGGCAAGTCGGGCGGCAGCGTGCGGTCCCTGGTCGCCAACCTCAAGGGCGACGGCTTCATCAACTACCTCTACTTCACGAACTACGAATCGTCGAACCCGGCGATCTCGGGCAGCTCCTGCACCACCATGTACCAGTGGCAGAGCGGGACGAAGTGCCAGGCGGTGCAGTTCGCCGGGACCGACGTCCTGAACGGTCCCATCCGGACGAACGACGTGTTCACCGCGGCCTGCTCGACGGTGTTCAACGGCACCGTCGAGCAGCACGACACGAGCGTCCGCCCGTCCAGCGGGACGTGCAGCGGCGTGTTCAACGGCGGCGCCGCGACCGCGGTGCCCTACCTCGGGCTCCCCGCGCTGAACTCGAACATGTCGCAGGAGACCCGCACGGACACCCCGACCACGGTCCCTCGTCCCGGCTGCCTCTACACCGGGCCGACGCGGGTGTCGTTCCTCGGCAACGGCAAGATGACCGTCTGGTCGCCGTGGTCCAAGGCGACGCAGATCCAGGTGGTCGCGTCGACCGGTGAGGTCAAGGCGGGGGCCGACCTCGCGAAGTCCGCCGCACTGTGCGGGACCATTTCGGACCTGCAGAGCGCTGCCGGTGCCACCATCACGACCCTCCCGGCGAACCTCATGTACGTCCAGGACGTGCCGACCGCCTCGAACAACGCCAACTCCTGGGCGGCGAACACGTTCCCCTCGAAGTACACGAACACGTACTGCACGACGACGGTCACCGTGCGATCGAACGGGACCACGACGACCACGACGAACCAGCCCTTCAGCAACGGGCAGGGCTTCCCGGCCGCCGGCGAGTGGATCAACGGCGGCACGTCGGGTTCGTACGCACAGACCGGGTCGGCGTCGGACACGTACAGCTGCTCGGCGGGGGACGTGTTCGTCAGCGGCGCGTTCGCCGGTGCCATGACCATCGCGTCGTCCGGCACCATCTGGGTGACGGACGACATCACCTACGTCAGCGCGACGAACGACATCCTCGGACTGGTCGGGCAGAACGCCGTCGAGGTCTACAACCCCGCACGCTGCACCTCCTACCCGACCGTCTACCAGTGGGGTGTCGGCAACGTCACCGACACCACACGCTGCAACCAGAGCGGCGTCCGACTCCTCAACCGCTCCGGCGGAGAGTCCCTGACGATCAGTGCGGCGATCGCGAGCAACGCGGGGACGTTCTGGAACCAGAACTACGACATCGGGTCGAAGCTGGGTGTGCTCAAGGTCATCGGCTCCATCGCGCAGAACTGGCGTGGACCCGTCGCGACCACGGGCAGCACGGGGTTCTCGAAGAACTACGTCTACGACCAGCGCCTGCTGACCACTGCGCCGCCGAAGTTCCTCCAACCCGTGTCGACCTCCTACGGCGTGACCACGCAGGTGGAGGTGCAGGCGGCGTTCAAGGCAGACGGCTCGTGCGCGACGACCAGCACGGGGGCGTGCAGGTGACCGGCGCGGGCGAGGTCCTGCCGATCATCGTCGTCCTCGCCGGCGTGCTCGGCCTGCTCGTCGGCTCCTTCCTGAACGTCGTCGTCCACCGCGTCCCCGCCGGCCTCTCGGTGGTGTCGCCACCGAGCTCCTGCCCCGGGTGCGGACACGCCATCCGGCGTCGGGACAACGTGCCGGTGCTCTCCTGGGTGCTCCTGCGCGGACGGTGCCGGGACTGCGCGGAGCCGATCTCGCCTCGGTACCCGATCGTCGAGCTGTCGACCGCACTGCTGTTCGTCGCGGTCGCGGCCGTCGCGGTCTCCGGACCCGTGGTGATCGGACCCGTCCGTGTCCCTGCAGCCCAGGCGGTCCTCCTCGCGGCTCTGCTGTACCTCATGGCGGTCTCCGTCGCCCTCGCGCTGATCGACCTCGAGACGCACACCCTGCCGAACGCGATCGTCTACCCGTCCGCCGTGGTCCTCGCCGTCCTCCTGGTCGTCGTCTCGGTGCTGAGCGGAGACCTCGCGGCCCTCGGCCGGGCCGGGATCGGGGCGGTGGTCCTCGGCGGCGCCTACCTCGCGCTGGCCGTCGCGGTCCCGGGAGGGATGGGGCTCGGCGACGTGAAACTCGCCGTCGTCCTCGGGCTCGTCCTCGCGTACCTCGGATGGGGACCCCTCGCAGTGGGTGCTTTCGGCGCCTTCGTGGTCGGAGGTACCGTCGCGATCGCGCTGGTCACCACACGACGTGCGCGATGGCGCGGTGGCGTGCCGTTCGGGCCGTCGATGCTGATCGGCGCGTGGATCGGCATCGTCTTCGGACACGCTCTCTGGACCGCCTACCTCGGGGTCCTCGGACTCGCCTGACGCCTTCTCCACCGACCACT
The sequence above is a segment of the Curtobacterium sp. BH-2-1-1 genome. Coding sequences within it:
- a CDS encoding A24 family peptidase gives rise to the protein MRDDQHGGVQVTGAGEVLPIIVVLAGVLGLLVGSFLNVVVHRVPAGLSVVSPPSSCPGCGHAIRRRDNVPVLSWVLLRGRCRDCAEPISPRYPIVELSTALLFVAVAAVAVSGPVVIGPVRVPAAQAVLLAALLYLMAVSVALALIDLETHTLPNAIVYPSAVVLAVLLVVVSVLSGDLAALGRAGIGAVVLGGAYLALAVAVPGGMGLGDVKLAVVLGLVLAYLGWGPLAVGAFGAFVVGGTVAIALVTTRRARWRGGVPFGPSMLIGAWIGIVFGHALWTAYLGVLGLA
- a CDS encoding type II secretion system protein J produces the protein MTGALRRLHADQSGVTLSELLVAVSVAMVILVAVGGFFTATLRAGSTNTTSDQNARSASIVMNSLTRYVHAASLLPKADGSYAAALTEAAPTRTTFYAYINLDGNSTDKPVQIRYSVNAAKRIVLDQWDGTANNGFWTFPATTQTPTRSVVVGGPVASPTVDGDPLFEYLGANGTIVPTQSDGTLAATQLGNVRAVRVNLELGSSTAGLSGNTHIQNTLYLFNVVYGTNTGGTP
- a CDS encoding type II secretion system F family protein, with amino-acid sequence MSLAYDYRGRDGAGKLVKGRLDASSEGAVVQRLRGMGVSPIAITEAKPGTGLQTEIKIPGFEKGVGLKDLAIMSRQASTMLTSGLSLLRALSILADQTENKKLKVILGKVRDDVERGVSFSDAVAKYPVDFPPIMINMIRAGETGGFLDQAMDSIATNFEKEHKLRSTIKSAMTYPVVVLVMSLLAVVIMLIFIVPIFQDMFSSLGGQLPVPTQILVTMSHAMRWLGPVLAVAVVVGWLWFRANKNTDRFRAVRDPLMMRLPVFGPLTKKIVIARFARNFSNMIGAGVPILQALQIVGEVSNNFVVQKALERVAESVRKGESISAPLANEKVFPSMVSQMMAVGEDAGSLEVMLEKIAIFYDAEVEATTESLTALIEPLLIAFLGVVVGGMIVALYLPIFQITSLVK
- a CDS encoding prepilin-type N-terminal cleavage/methylation domain-containing protein; the protein is MIQRLRNALSPRDERDAEAGFSIIEVMVAMMVFAVMSVGIAYGIANTLQLTQTTRGRETAVALASQDIDTLRQTAAASTAGIFKVISKAGADNTKTVGNVEYKIDRAVSWVQSDGATGACGSSTGKLAYKSIVETVSWPSPRSGGMSSTSVTSAIAPSDAVTDPGYGTLIISVATAAGAPYAGVGITVTPVSGGGGSALTTAVQPTDAQGCSYAVNVAPGDYTVTENTTGGIDTNQAQPSSQSPITVSAGASSPVPFVYDRASQLTLQYAKGYNATLPTNMVTVLSSTVGGLDTVKPWDVTSTSLAVTSASTPSLPVFPFTSGYTVYAGPYSNSSASSSSCLSPNPSAWSTPNPSGAVGSAPGTIETSPGVPSSASVMMGVATVKGVKSRYVTAVSSSNPAAGDPGCSAGMTMKFPLSSADTATIALPFGTWTLYSGTSFGATTKNEIASNASNVNAVTSGRVNQKSALVVISYDNTLTLDPRGQTS
- a CDS encoding type II secretion system protein, which encodes MYFALMGKLEARRKGLLEEDEKGFTLIELLVVVIIIGILAAIAIPVYLNVQNNAKDASVKSDLANAKTAVIAYQTDKNGALPATTDFNSSTLGQYGWTQSTDNNLVYKTTGSGTTAGFCINGTGATKNPFNITDKTSAATGSC